The following are from one region of the Littorina saxatilis isolate snail1 linkage group LG4, US_GU_Lsax_2.0, whole genome shotgun sequence genome:
- the LOC138965534 gene encoding serine-rich adhesin for platelets-like, translated as MTSPADVTSPSRPALIASFSFYMLPLVVGVVGNAGIVHVILTHKSLRTGVNAYIASMAALDFLACTMLVPLRMYFYLAESTLDGGELALCQSEVFCHSLVDAGRMLFLGAISFERYQAVANPFQRDKVASARRAAVTLAVMWVVMLLYAAMVTIFFYDTIMFKFCMEHSQPGRVDWALWGGIEMYFVLPLSLLTVLLVIVCYVLMFRILNIQRIKMMGHSKNPSTHKVSPAPPGSSLLFKTHLHPAVACSAIPSDVGTSVADKLRELDTVKHSVVKVAPVSWSCHQTPPACSPTKETSVFNKSSARDQNDPETVDSTGVNVGKTSTGPGADTDTVHATSDAGVDNGSRSTSALDAGNMDTSLSIRATEPTTKAADNLTSLMMSAVTDDDDDISVCELGNVRSLSTVSVPEKSYRKASRGSTPYYVRRSSAFFDVEGRVRSFFNTSERLHRLKHPSAVDSSKPLSPTALKEREGPNFGEELCSEISGTETVEGRKKIDTVTAQKDSQTFHLDSREDHSETTISNPCLQPSNNAINEGVEPENIDPSDPKNAAVSEGIRDTSNTLPSLKSSAVELNASVKTDLTNKTNMKAVSLGQVVIQNTDMCQNNKNEVILVRKTGVNSPAHVRTGNSQYADKSKSDTFDTNDHMGNTDIDQRDALVKSIKEVETGVTTVEANRHVHRGKAPKVLNSVSEHDKDTDKTTGEDKSIDLNREKTATIKYGDASPGGNTRDTVDAVNLIQEIVENTRGDTNNPVYKTVAADHHKKDCTDNTNYNTPTHNVDTEETASVEASSKDTAEELNRKPDTSKTGGETKAEETKRNTDSDKTAGGDGSIGKAGQKTSPDKRVQDVTGSVRTVNVVEMDGTAHVEQVSGSHNIQGAVCLYNPRNRVQGRRRVELKIAKRLVVIFLSFLFLWLPYPFAVLSIRLLHMQPKEGEGEGGPWRSGVEQMVKDVICVLSALTTVTAAVNPVFYGMANVTIRAVVVTKLKNIFACCRPRR; from the coding sequence ATGACGTCACCAGCCGATGTGACGTCACCCTCCCGCCCGGCCCTCATCGCGTCATTCTCCTTCTACATGCTGCCGCTGGTGGTAGGCGTGGTGGGGAACGCCGGAATCGTACACGTCATCTTGACCCACAAGTCTCTCCGCACCGGCGTCAACGCTTACATCGCTAGCATGGCGGCTCTGGACTTCCTCGCCTGTACCATGCTCGTCCCTCTGCGCATGTATTTTTACTTGGCCGAGTCCACTCTGGACGGAGGGGAGCTGGCCCTGTGCCAGTCTGAAGTCTTCTGCCACAGTTTGGTGGACGCCGGGAGGATGCTCTTCTTGGGAGCGATCAGCTTTGAGAGGTACCAGGCCGTGGCCAACCCGTTTCAACGGGACAAGGTGGCCTCCGCGAGAAGAGCGGCCGTGACCTTAGCCGTGATGTGGGTGGTGATGCTGCTCTACGCCGCCATGGTTACCATCTTCTTCTACGACACCATCATGTTCAAGTTCTGCATGGAGCACAGCCAGCCCGGACGGGTGGACTGGGCGCTGTGGGGAGGCATCGAGATGTACTTCGTGCTGCCGCTCTCGCTCCTGACCGTGCTCCTGGTCATCGTGTGCTACGTGCTCATGTTCAGGATCCTCAACATACAGAGGATCAAGATGATGGGCCACTCCAAGAACCCCTCTACGCACAAGGTCTCCCCTGCCCCTCCTGGCTCTTCCCTCCTGTTTAAAACTCACCTTCACCCAGCAGTTGCTTGCAGCGCGATACCATCCGATGTTGGGACCAGCGTTGCAGACAAGCTGCGTGAGTTAGACACTGTGAAGCATTCGGTCGTCAAGGTGGCTCCCGTGTCTTGGTCATGTCACCAGACCCCTCCAGCCTGCAGTCCTACAAAAGAGACCAGCGTGTTCAATAAATCAAGTGCCCGAGATCAAAACGACCCTGAAACTGTTGACAGTACCGGCGTCAATGTAGGGAAAACATCGACTGGGCCAGGGGCTGATACAGACACAGTGCACGCAACAAGTGATGCTGGCGTTGACAATGGATCACGTTCGACCTCCGCGCTTGATGCTGGCAACATGGACACGAGTCTGTCTATACGAGCGACAGAGCCCACTACCAAAGCCGCGGACAACCTGACGTCACTCATGATGAGTGCTGTCaccgatgacgatgacgacatCAGCGTCTGTGAACTCGGCAACGTCAGGTCGCTGTCCACCGTCAGCGTGCCTGAAAAAAGTTACAGGAAGGCGTCTCGTGGAAGCACGCCTTATTACGTCAGACGATCATCTGCTTTCTTCGACGTGGAGGGAAGGGTGAGATCCTTCTTCAACACAAGCGAACGTCTCCACAGACTCAAGCACCCGTCCGCGGTAGACTCCAGCAAACCCCTTAGCCCGACAGcgctgaaagagagagagggaccgAATTTCGGCGAAGAATTGTGTTCAGAGATTTCGGGCACTGAAACAGTCGAAGGCCGGAAGAAAATTGACACTGTCACTGCCCAAAAAGACAGTCAAACATTCCATCTGGATAGTCGAGAAGATCATTCTGAAACAACGATATCGAACCCATGTCTTCAGCCGTCCAATAATGCAATCAACGAAGGAGTTGAACCAGAAAACATTGACCCCTCTGACCCAAAGAACGCGGCAGTGTCTGAAGGAATACGAGACACATCAAATACGCTCCCATCGTTGAAATCCAGCGCCGTGGAGCTTAACGCCAGTGTTAAGACTGATCTTACAAATAAGACCAATATGAAGGCAGTATCTCTAGGTCAAGTGGTGATTCAGAACACCGACATGtgtcaaaataataaaaacGAAGTGATACTAGTCAGAAAGACGGGAGTCAATAGTCCAGCTCATGTCCGCACTGGTAATTCTCAATACGCTGACAAATCGAAGTCCGATACCTTCGATACAAATGACCATATGGGCAACACTGATATTGACCAGAGAGACGCTCTGGTGAAGAGCATTAAAGAAGTAGAAACGGGCGTTACGACAGTTGAAGCCAACAGACACGTTCACCGAGGAAAAGCGCCCAAGGTGTTAAACAGCGTCAGCGAGcatgacaaagacacagacaaaacaaCTGGTGAGGATAAATCTATTGACCTGAACCGTGAAAAAACAGCGACAATAAAATACGGCGATGCAAGCCCGGGAGGGAACACACGCGATACCGTCGACGCCGTAAACCTCATTCAAGAAATCGTAGAAAATACACGCGGGGACACGAACAACCCCGTATATAAAACAGTGGCGGCTGATCACCACAAAAAGGATTGCACAGACAACACGAACTACAACACCCCTACCCACAACGTTGACACTGAAGAAACAGCCAGCGTTGAAGCATCAAGTAAGGATACTGCAGAGGAGCTGAACAGAAAACCCGACACCAGCAAAACTGGCGGAGAGACGAAGGCAGAGGAGACgaagagaaacacagacagcgACAAAACAGCCGGTGGCGATGGAAGTATAGGAAAAGCTGGGCAAAAGACAAGCCCGGACAAGCGTGTCCAAGACGTGACGGGCAGCGTGCGGACAGTGAATGTGGTGGAGATGGACGGCACAGCGCACGTGGAGCAAGTCTCGGGCTCGCACAACATCCAGGGCGCCGTCTGTCTCTACAACCCCCGCAACCGCGTGCAAGGCCGGAGACGCGTGGAGCTGAAAATAGCCAAGCGACTGGTCGTCATCTTCCTCTCCTTTCTCTTCCTCTGGCTGCCCTACCCTTTCGCTGTGCTCTCAATCCGACTCCTGCACATGCAGCccaaggagggggagggggagggagggccaTGGCGATCCGGGGTCGAGCAGATGGTCAAGGATGTGATCTGCGTGCTGTCCGCACTGACCACGGTCACCGCTGCGGTCAACCCCGTCTTCTACGGCATGGCCAACGTCACGATCCGCGCCGTCGTGGTCACTAAGCTGAAGAACATCTTTGCCTGCTGCAGGCCCAGAAGATGA